The nucleotide window GCCTAAGCCAATCAATAAAGATTCGCGCATGGCGCTCATGTAGCCTAAATCCAGATCAGAAAAATTTACGCCGGCTTTAGGTAATAAATAGGCGTGAATCTTACCTTTTACTTCAATGGGAATTGCGCCCTTGCGGTCGGCTTGGCTCACGATATCACCCACTTTATAAGGCGCAATTGCCATGAGCGCTTTGCCTTCAGTGTTAAACAAGGTGAAACGAAAAGGCGCGCGCACCATGCCGTAAGGAACTTCTACCGCACCATTATTGGTTTGGATAATTGCACCGGGGCGTTCGTTGCGTGGTGGGCGTCCCATATCGTTTTCGGGCGGGTGATCGCGCATTTCATGCGGTGGAGGGCGTCTGCCTTCAGGACCCCGATTCTTCTCTCTGGCTTCTTCCGGTGGGCGTTGATCGGATGGTCTTGGTTCCACGGCGTTACGGTCCACCGTGATATTCAGGTCTTCACCGTTTTGCTGATCTTTGAATTCGGTAGTGGGCAAGCCGATGGTTGGAGCGCGATTATGCTTATCGCGGCGCTGCTCGGAAAAATTGCGGAAATCCTCATGGGCGACAGCGGCCTCCCAGCTTCCCCATTTATCAATATAGGCAGTGACATCGGCGCGGAAATTTCGGGTGGAAGCTTGGGCAAATTCTTCGTTGAATTTGCTCATTAACCGCTGGTCAGCCACGAAGCCAACAACGCCCACGGCAAGCAGGCTGGTGGTAAGCATGGAGAGGGTAATGCGGGTGCGTAGTTTCATGGCTGATCCGGCTTGGGGCATTCAGCTGGAAAGTATAATCGGAGTTTCGCCAGAATCTACGTGCGCAACAAAATTGTATAAGGAGCGCTTAGAAATCCAGCCGCTGTTTCAGCTCTTTCGCTTGGCGGCGCGATACCTCCACTTCGGTTCCATCCTGCATTTTTACCATCAGGCCTTCGTTAATCCATTGT belongs to Cellvibrio zantedeschiae and includes:
- a CDS encoding sensor domain-containing diguanylate cyclase, whose amino-acid sequence is MKLRTRITLSMLTTSLLAVGVVGFVADQRLMSKFNEEFAQASTRNFRADVTAYIDKWGSWEAAVAHEDFRNFSEQRRDKHNRAPTIGLPTTEFKDQQNGEDLNITVDRNAVEPRPSDQRPPEEAREKNRGPEGRRPPPHEMRDHPPENDMGRPPRNERPGAIIQTNNGAVEVPYGMVRAPFRFTLFNTEGKALMAIAPYKVGDIVSQADRKGAIPIEVKGKIHAYLLPKAGVNFSDLDLGYMSAMRESLLIGLGAAAILALGLGILLGNYLSSNLQRLTQAIRHLQDGELGKQIDIKSTDEVGELSQAFNHMSEELARSHADLKASNQKIAEQAEVLRELSLRDALTHLHNRRHFDEQAGKLFIHAQRSARPLTIMMGDIDHFKQINDKFSHAIGDKVLRKVGEILRAQTRSSDLVARYGGEEFVIAFVDTPLEQAHQLCDKLRTYIANQDWSEIHPQLSVTISIGVAQLERGQHLDQVMQIADAQLYRAKSSGRNQVCKVA